AATCTATATTTTTAACGGGTCTACTATACATATTTTTGTACGTTGTTTATACATTTTCAAAGTCTATTATATATTCTACACATATTTTATCCTCtgtactatttatatttttacattcatattgaatttttaaatctaTACATTATTTTTCACGTTGATTCTACCGCTACAAGAAAATCTTTACACGGTAACCAATTTTagtgacaaaaaataattaatcattacaGTGAACAATTTAGATACTGAAAGTAAACCTCAAGAGCATATATTTCATTGATCGAGAGGCAAAATATATACAAGTGAATACACTGACCGTTACATAACATTAGGAGAGAAATAAGCTAAATCTCTAGAAACTAGACAACTATCTTTCGTAACAGATaccaattacaaaataaaaattataatattataattgatttaaaaattagaaactatactatctaattattttttgttagatTATCATATagatattttcttataatatactcaacttaaaatatttattattctttttaatttctaaatctcttttaataaagatacaaaaattttcttataatatactcaacttaaaatatttattattcttttaaatctctaaatctcttttaataaaaatacaaacaaacacCAATTTATACCCGGTCGTAGAGTTTAGAACTAGTTAGAAAGAAAACTATATTCAATATGCTGCCACCGTCatatcatattataatattttttaaaacaattttactaaacgaaaaaaaatgcaaatttttaatcaatataataattttaattactcttttcatttagttttattctctttttctaatGACTacatattataagttttttaacataaaaaatatataaatataacactTTTAAAAACCATCATATAATTATCAACCAACTCacactcaattttgttaacAGAATAATATTACGatttctttttctacttttaaTAAGGGATAGAGAAGTAACTTCACCCAACTCACGCTAATTAAGAAATTTATGTAATACTATAATtgtttcaattatatatatatatatatatggggtttgctgaCTTACTTACGCtctttttttagttggtacattttaagAATGtataccggattttagtagacaaaaatagctaatatattatggattccCATTTTTAAAGTCGTACttcaataattttcattctcaaaactaaaagaaaacaagaaacctCTAAACCCttgctcacctccctcattcctctcaatcttttttctttcatccCTCTCCAACATTTTGTCTGTCATCTCTATAGTAGTCCTAactgaaaaaattagaaacactcTATGTCAAACaaattcttacaaaaaaatgattttataatgagttttcatttaataatttttttcttgtctaattttatctaattttcacaaacataatgacataaaggaattggtatttggcctggaaaaaaatcagaaacactcgttgttaaacaaatTCTTACAAAAAACGATTttgtaatgagttttcattttataattacttGAAGGCAAATATGCCAATGACtaaactctttacaaaggcaaattgtttaacagcgagtgtttctgattttttcactTGGGGTTACAATAGGGATGACGGAGAAAATGTTAGactgagagagatgaaagaaaaaaggtTAAGAGGAATGAGGAaagtgagtaagggtttgagaatttcttgtttttttttagttttgagaataaaaattattcaaatacccttgaccttaaagcttagaatccataatatatgacgtatttttgtctattaaaacCTAGTACACATTgataaaatgtaccaactgaaaaaagaaCTCTGTAAGTTagcaaactcatatatatatatatatatatatatatatatatatatatatatatatatatatatatatataaagtatctTTCTTTAATAAAGCttgatataaaagataaaaaaaagtcattaaaaCAAAGACTCaattaaaattgtttagttaaataaaataatggtaGTTGAAATTTAGTCGTAACTCATACCaacacaatatttttatatgtttatattcgAGACTACTcctgtaaataaaataaaatctaattaatatGAAAGACGGCATCATATGAAATTTGGATAGAGGgagtaaataattaataatctcTTCAAATGTGTTTATAAGATCATAACATTAAGAGATATCTCTCCTTTACTGGTGATACCactgttaaatattttattttgtaaaatttataaataaaatatgattatcaatatatttaatcttataactattaaaaaagcaaaatcttacaaataacaaaaaacagACATAAAAATTTCGAGTCTTGAAGCTGAAGGgtatattttaagttttcttaATTGAGAGTGGTGATGGTTGAAGTAGATAAACCAGATGAAATCCATTGACTAAGTCACGTGACAGATTTTAGAAATGTGTAACATATTAAGATTGACCTGTGTTTATGATTCCAACAACGATAATGCCTCCTAATCTTTAATAGAGCATCTCggcaattaattaattatctcGCAGTACTTAGAAAATTAAACTACTCTCActctaattaagaaaaaaaattaattcaatttaagaTAGTAGTATGTGTTGTTAGTGTtataatgaagaagaaaaagatgttaGGAAATATGTTTGTTTGATTAGTGTGGATGGTTGTGTTTGAAATCTatgattataaaaaacattatgaAAAGTGGTTCCTGTGAATCCGGTCATTTTCAAAATGTACCATGCTATCTAGGACAATATACTGGCATGCAATAAAACGAAAGGACAAAAATGATGTTGACTTGAAATTGTCTAACGTACAATTTGCACGACTCGATGCCATCTACAGTTACCACagcttttaataaataatcttCAAACATGAAAGTCGAGTATCCTCTCTCCTCAAATATATTCTTACACTTTTTAAAATCACCATAACAATTTACGCATATATATCAACTGTCACAGCTTAATCCAAAATTTCAGACCCCTTTTAGCTAAATCAATTTCATCACAAAGTCACATCTATGTATTACAACTTAATCATATTTACTAAAATACAATACAAGGAATATTCTAATCTTTCACATGCAATGAGAGAATGTTGTACTGGTCCAGAGAGGCACTTTTCAATTCATACTAAATTCGATTGGAAGTGTTGTGttctatttaattaataaatatgttgATTAATATTGTTGGTGAATATGCATTAGGGATAAGTTGTATTATAGTATATATAGGGTAGGGTATGATTGAGGAGGAGCATAGAGAGGTGAATAATTGAGGGAGTTGTTTTGGCATTGAAAAGAAAGTAAGATGAATTTTTTAATGCATTGATTGGACTATGCATTAATTCTCTCCCATTCGTACTGATGGTGCAGCGAGGTAGCTAGGAAGCAAGTTCATTGGTTGATTGGACCAATGGGGAATTTAACTCTCATTTTGGACACATTTCAAAGAATgaatatattagaaaattaaaagcaGGAAAGGGGGCAGGGATGTCTGTAAAACCTGTGACATTTTAATTCATTTCACGTGCCAATTTCGGCATGGATTTGCCTATTCCCAATATTCTCTGGGTTTTACTTGCATCCGCTTCATAATTAGGACAAAACACCAATGTCAATGTCCAACTGTTACACTTTCAGATCAAAATCAACCACTCTTCTTTCCTTTCATCCATCAATTTACTGTATAACACATACCACTTCTTCATCCTATTCTCTCAACAGCTATTCAACGCCAAGGCCCTTCAACGTTTCTTCTATACATATCTAACATGATTAAACAAATTCTCACCCCATAGGATCAAATCTAATTAGCTCGATATATAGAATGATTTTTTTGGCTATTTATGTGTGAtaatttagagaagaaaaaagtgTTTGAAGGCATGGAGAAAGAGATGTGAGAATGGAGTTGAAGAGAGGAACTAGGGTCCAAATTTTCATCCCTTATGACAAGCGAATAAATTGAAGGTGAAAGAGCAGCATCCAAAGAATGTATCGTACAATGTCCACCACCTACATACCCAACTCAACCACCCACCTTCCCATCAATCACACTATTTCATTTCATCCACCACTTCCCTCTCGTACAATTGTACCTCTTCTCATACATATCTCACAAAATAGACACCATTTTTAaataccctttttttttttccttctgggAACCGATTTCTTGGCTAAAACCCTTGTGTTGTGATGATACATTATTAGAATTGACACATGGAACAAAGTTCAGTACTTCGACGTTGACAAGTTAATGCGTTCagagagagagaaggtgaaAGCGTTGAATAGTAGAGGCGATAATGGCGGTGCACGATAGTGATGCTAAATTTGAGGGTCAGACGAATGTTTAGTATACCAGTCAATgcaaaaggttttttttttatgctgtaattgttttctgtttttacacaaaataaatattattcaagcaaattaatttcaaatacaGTCACcgtaatttttcttttactttcaaGCACTGCTGATTTGGTTGCATGCAACCAAAATTAAGAGCATATAGAAAGTAAAAACTCAAATTAAAAATGCGTATAATGTACAATAACATGTTTAACTCAAATTGATTGGTGCAATTTGGAAAAAACCCTTATTTTAGTGTGATAATATATCAAAACCATAGTGATAGAGAAACCTAGAAAGAAGTAGCAATGTTAAAATGGAGACACTTTCTGGGAAGGCAGCACCTGAGAGGGTTGATTTGCTAAGAAAGGGGTTAGAATAGAACACTCGTAGAAGCTTTTGGAACTATCCTCCTCGTGATATATGCAATGGGACATGctaaattaggtttaataaattgtctttttttatcaatttcttgTGTTTCGGAAAAagacatttttcattttgtttattgttttacttGTGTATTAGTAGTTTATATAAGTGAAAAAActgtattttttaaagaaaatgaacaaaaaagagttaaaaaagtattgtaatatttattgtatttttaaaaaagaaagtataaAGAGAGATAATTGATATGGGTATTTGGCCCATTCCTCGAAAAGAGAATAATAAATGCAAAGGGCCCGAAGCATACAGTGGTTGTTTGGCAGAAGAGAAATGGAAGTGGTGATGTGAGAGGTGAGGAAATGATTTTGTAATCGATTGCTTTATGATTGATGAAGATTGAAAAAGTGTGCAATTGACAGTGAGATAGAGATAGAAAGAGAGAGACAATAGTGGGGTGGAAAaagttcctttttttttaatccaaacaaAGCTCTTCCATTTTACCTTTCACTTTTTCAACTCTGACATATCAAGAAAAGTGATCAGAGAAGGGAGCAATTAATTATGAGGTTATCATGACTCTATGATCAACATTGCAGGCCATGCATCGTGTAGTTGGCTCCTTTAAATGCACTACCCTTCTTTCTTCCATATTTGCCACTAAAGGACACCATGCTCTCTGCTTTctatttacattttcttttttctataaattctTTACTTTTACCACTTTATTAACAAATCATATTACTGTAAAAATTTCTTAGACTTGGTtaaaatcattcaaacaaaCATTGGATGCACAACTCCCAACTCTCataccttttccttttctcttttattttatactaataatatatttctttcgCTTTTCAAGATTCAAACGTAAAAACAAATCAGACTTGCATTAAGTAAAAGGTATCTGACAAACAAGTGTATTTATTTGCCCGTTACTTTCAAGGAACATGAATCCCACCTTTCCCTTCTACGTTCCTGTCTTCAAGAGTCAACACAAAAACGTTCAtggaacaaaagaaaaaacaaacaccCTCCAGAAAAGAAAGATATATAGCCatagtttttaaaagttttgtaTAGATTGTAAATTTCATTACTcgtttgaatttcttttagggATGTCCACTGTTTTTTAGTTCATCTCTTTTGTTCTATACCTGAGGTCACATTCACGAGGTGCCAAGAAAGTCGCATTTCCTATTCTTTTCTTTCCACATTTGGAACTGATAATTTGCAATCCGAGTCTGATATGAGACACTTTCTTAAACCATCATTTACACATCGTTTTACTGCAAGAAAGATTAACATTACTCATCAGTTAATTTCTGGGAAACTTTCAAAAgtttcatcatcaaaatttctataatttcaaaatttatataacagTTTACTAATGTTTCAAGAGTGAAAAAAGATGTGCAAGAAAAGTGGTGTCTGTGACAGATTTTGTCATGCTAACTCAGTGTCTTACATTAGTTTAAAATTGTGTGGTTAACAGAAACAGGATTAGCACAGCATGCCCAGAAAAATAAAACGAAGTTATGCAATGTTTAACCACCTTAGGGGAACATTTTGCACTTATTTAATCAGCATCCATGCATTTAGAGGTAGTTTTTGAAGCTATATATGTATAAAGTTATGCTTGGATATAGTTTGTACTTACAGTAAAAAACTGTGGTTTGTATATGTTGGGAAGAGGAATGGGAAAAATGTAAGTTGAGTTCAGTTATGTGTCATCTGGGATTTGTCCTAGGGGTGGATGGGACTGCTTACAACATGAAACAAAAGGTTACTAGTTTTGATCTGTCATTAAGGTTGACACCATAGTAGTAGCTCTTCTCTTGGAACTTGGAACTTGGAACTTGGATTTCATAGCTTCCTCTTCCAACTCTttgtcctttttctttaatgCATTGCACTTCACTTCTTTCTGATACttggaaattattttaactaagtCTCCAGATTTAAGTACATTCCATGATGCACCCTTTGATGTGGTCCTTTATGGCATACTGGTTTACATTTCAGAagaatttaaattaacaaaCTTTAAAGATATGTTGATGGGGACCAAGATGGGGTGGTCCAATATTTTTGTTGGACTGTGATCCAACAAAATTAACGGACTTGGAATATTTCTCGTAGAAGGTTTGTTGAGGCAGCCACAGTTATGCATAGTAAGTTCTATCTATATTGCAGGTTGATCTTAAATAGAGTGAGATTTGTCCTTGGTAATAGAATATACCAATTAGGGGTATATATCTAATAAAATGCCTATGGACAGTGTCATGACCTTCAAGTTGTTGGGAAATTAAAGATGAACAATGAACAATACTACCATGTTAGGTAAAGTGAGGGACTACAATGCATGGACACAGATCAGAGAGAATGGAATAAGGCATAAAGCAATTGACCCAACTCTGTTACATATTTGTTTTATAGGGTGTAGGAACTATAGGGTATACCACAAGAAATGGTCCTCAATAGAAACCCTATTACTAGGTCAGGTTTTGGTCATAAGAAACCACCCTGATCAGTCCTTCTCACCATAAttgcattttttgtttttctaggAATCTACCACTTTTAATTCATTTCCTTTCCAACGTGTCTCACTTTCATAATCATCTCTTCAATTATTCAACTACTAATGAGGTGCACCAATaaccaaatcaaaataaactatatatatattactacaGATGAAAAAAAACTTGACCATATTACCGTGAATAAAACTCACTGATCGAAAGAAAATAATGTCCGTACATGAAACATGTTTTTCCGTTCTAACCTTTGTGTTCTACAGCAACACAGTACTGAGTATGGTAAATCAAACAGCTTTGAACTTCGAAGAAATTAAGAATGTGTCCTTTTAGAATTCAGGGACACTTGTAGGAACACTAATTTcgattttggtattttataccCTTCAAACAACCTTTGCATTCTAGCTTCTAGTTACCTGGCCCAGAAAGAATTGATAACTGGATACAATTTATGGCTACGTATATGATTTCTTCATAGGCCTATGAGTCCAAGAAATAAAGGGTATTTCTTGCATACCCCATTAAACTCTTCCTACACCTCCTTTTTCCACTTTCTGATGAAAAAACACTTCAGAAATCTGAAAAAAGAGCTGCACGTGAGGTTTTTTGGTTGAGTGAAAGTCAAACccaattaataagaaaaataccTTAAATGgtacattttttatttgaattcaaAACATACAACAAAATAATGGTTATTTCCATTCCATTGTGttaattgtttttgaaaattttaatattataggTACTTGTTTCtactttgttaatttttaaatttgtaatggaaataagatttttctattgaaaataaatttatggaaACAAAAATTTGTTTCTGTTGTGTTAAATTTAATCAATGGAAACATTTCCATAGGATACTTTTTTAACTAATTACCAAAAAGAATAGCTTAGTGTTTAAACAGTAACTTTCCAGTGGCAATAGCAGGGCCCATGAACTTTTAATGTTGGATCTTTATTCAGTGAGAAGTAGAAAGTGGACAAAAAAGAGAGTTAGGCAGTTTCTTCCCACACCTCCATAAATTTCTCTCTGTACCccttgtaaaaaaaaattctacttttctgtttttaaattgtacaattttaaaattatttttagaaataaaaaatgacttttataCTATGTAATTTAAaaccatttattttttttgaaaaaataatttcaaattgtataatctaaaagCAAAAAAATCACTTACAAATTATGTAATCCAATTTTTTTAACCCTCTTGAACTTTTGgaagtcattttttttcttctaaatttaaaattatttttggctTTCAAATTCTagaatagaattaaaaaaaacaattttaaattacactatccattttttttattaacttttaaattacacaattaaaagagataacatttttttttacatatattgaTGCAGGGGAAAATTTATGAACGTAAAGGGAGAAATTTGTAgagcagaaagaaaaaaaaaggtgaaggTTGCAATAAGGTGAGAATTAGACTATACCAAAGTATTAtagatttcttaaaaaatattatgtaaaatatcttttaatattaaaataattacttatgaaacgacatttttttattatcagaTCTCCCTTCTTTTAATACAAAGGAGTTATGTTAGATTCctttcataaaatcaaattatagtttttaaaaattagagaCTAAGTAAAATAACGTGATATTTATTAtctaacataattaaaatattattgttgttttgaTGTTAAGTATGTGGAGATTGtactattaaaattaattatcatatttaaaagTATTGTGATATTTAAAGattgtaatatttaaattaattatcctATCTTAACTCTTTTCCAAGACACAAAATCGTGTTGAAACTTGTAATCTCGTAATAAGGAAAATATGGTGATTGAACAAAACTATCTCcacaatattatatatgtgaAGTAACTAATTCCAcgttgcatatatatatatatatatatatatatatatatatatatatatatatatatatatatatatatatatatatatatatatatatatatatatatatatatatatatatatatatatatatatatatatatatatatatatatatatatatatatatatatatatatatatatatatatatataatagaaatttatctttgtaaaaagttattatcgttattttatatataatccAAAACCACGCTAAtgtaaagttttcaaaatttcccaaccCAATAGAGTGAAGGGGAAAAGAAGGTCTATTCAATCCATAGCTTGGAATTCCCAGCAGGCACGGTGATTCTGATTGTTGTTATCCTCAAAGGCTTCAGCTTTGGTCCTCCCCTCTCAACAACCTCATCAATTTCGGTGTAACACTTCTGCTCTCATCCTCGCACTTTCACAATTTTACTACAtttctaaaaaatttatgttttgtctCGATTCTTGATTTGGCTGATGAAATATGTGGATTGGGTTCACTTATGTTTTGGGTCTGATTTTGATTTTGCGTTTGCGGGGTTATGCTTCCCAGCGGAGCAAGTATTGTGGTGCACTAATTTTGTTCGATGGAATGTCTCACTGaactaatgtttttttaatggcTGGACCCTTCACTTTGGAATACTTAACCCCTTTCtaacttctgttttcttttaatattctaGCTTCGTTATTGTTCTCTGTGGCTGCTTATGCTTGTTTGAGCTACGTGCTTCTTTACCTATTGAATCACAACTTACGTGTGTGTTGAAAGCATCGTGCTCTGTTAGTTTATGTTGGGAATTTCATGTTTTTGCTTGGAATTAGGGAGAGTAGTCGAAAGAAACCTGATTCAAAGAAAAGGAGGattttcctcctcttccttgggtCCATGTTAATGTTATTTGGATCATGCTTGGTCCGTTTTGTgtagttttattcttttattgtttattatcaTTAAGACAAGAGTATAAACTTAGTCAAGTAAAATGGTTTGGGGGAAATTTAGTGACACTTTTTGACTTGATTTGGTGATCATTTCCTTCACAGGAGCTGTCTGTCCTTTTGCCGTGCCAGATTTTAGTGTACTGTTATTGTGGcttgtttttgttattaaatttcaattttttattaacttgtGAGTTTGTTGTTGACATTGTAGTTTTTGTTAATAGCTCTACATAATGTATGGATGGAAATTTTCATGCAATCTGAttgcaaacaaaaatatttttcttattgacAAGCATATAGAAAATTTTGTCATAGAACTGAATTTTTAGGAAAACAAATTCTCTTATACCACTGTTTGTGAGAATGTATTGAcattttgattctttttcctAATTGCTAATGTTGAAAAAGGTTCGTTCATGTATTTTGGTCCTTGATCAAACCATACATATAACTCGGtattaaaaagttgtttttatcCGTGATCAATTTTCCAACACTCAAACATTTCTATAGATGATTCACTTAAGTTtatacttattttcttttcttgcagTTAGCACTTAGTGTCCTGTTATTGTAGGGACGTAAGTCTTGCTAAACATgatatgttcaaggctaagtaGGAGAACTCATCCCTTGCCATATCTTAGGGCACTGCAAACCAACTCTCTTGAATCCAGGTTATACTATGTTGCACCAATTCCTatggttttgttatttttatctcaggttattgattaattttctaATGGTAATGGGGATTATTTGAAACATGTTTGTCATAGAAtgaaataagttatattttactACTTAAGCATCCTTCTCAAACCAATTGTTCTCTCCAATTAGTTTTTGCCTCTCTAAAATCTGACTTCCAGAAAGAAATTAGTTTATACTTTAATCACTTATTTGtagatgattttgttttttatacaGATGCCTATCTATCCTTTCTAAAAGAACAAGTTACAGGTTCATTAATCCTAAAACCAGCTTCCAACACAATTTCTCTTGTAATATTCCGGTATCAAAGTTTAACCAAGAATTGTACCATCTGAGTTACCGTTCTTCAGCTCTTGCTTCACAGAATGTTGGAAAGTCATGTTCCATTCCTGGTTTGCGACACTTCTCATCTCATGCATCCAAAGAGCAGAAATCACAAAAAATGCTTTTATACTTGACGGGCTTAGTTTTTGCTATGGTTGGCTGCACGTATGCTGCAGTTCCCCTTTACAGGAGATTCTGCCAAGCCACTGGCTACGGGGGAACTGTCACCCGGCGTGAGGTGTGTCTGTGTTGGTTTTCAATGgctttgaatattcatcaaaacttggtatttttttcttattttaactgATAATTATGAAATTTCACATTTTTACAGACGGTTGAAGAAAAGATTGCTCGACATGATAGCAATAATACAGTCTCCAcaaggttttaattttttttcttattggaTGTTACCTTTTTACCATCACTCATCATAGGATTAGTGTTTTCTTCAGGTTCATGGTTATTAGAAATAGCTGTTGAATTCCCCAGcagttttgaaagaaaaaaaaaaatcatcatttcACTGTTCCTAATATGGTGGTTCAAATTATTGGAGCTGCTTTGTGTTCCTTCATTTATACTGGGAATATGTATGAGATAGTACTTAGACAAAAGACTAAGCAAAGGAAggttaagataaaaatatatttattcagcTGTTGTACCTGAAGATTTCTCCATAGAACTTGCCTATTCTGTGTACCATCAACAGTAGTACCTCTAGTGCTCTTTTGATATGTCATGGGAAATTGTATGTAATGGTTCAATAAGAGCTATGCTTATGAGGAATTATTCAATAATCCTCATTTTGGAAGCTAGCTTTTTTGCAGTCATAActgataattttcttttttgttcaGGGAAATAGTGGTGCAGTTCAATGCTGATGTTGCTGATGGGATGCAATGGAAGTTTATTCCCACACAGAGAGAGGTCAATATAACTTACCCTCTTGtaccttaaaaaaaatattgcttTCCATCACACAGGATTTATTTACTTACATGTGAAAgtattgtttgtgattgtggTCAATTTATTTCCTGGAGctgttagttttatttatattagtcATCTAATTTAAGAATGGCAACTCAAAGAACTACTAATAACGAAGTCAAGTTAAAGTCTGAGCTTTTGTTTGAAAAGCCAGGTTATCATAGTTTAAATATGTGGGGTAGAAGTggtatttttaaatctaaatctaGTTGTATGCTTACTTAAACACTTTCACATTTGCTGCGTTTGACTGCTCGATAGTGTTTCATGTCATTAAAAAAGTTGAATGTTGTAGTACACATCCCCTGGAACACTCGGGGAATTGGAGAATGAAAAAATAAGAACTAAAATGTGGCATTGTTCATTTATTGTACCAGGTTAGGGTCAAGCCCGGTGAAAGTGCCCTCGCATTTTATACCGCGGAAAACAAAAGTTCTACTCCAATAACAGGTGTTTCTACGTATAATGTGACTCCAATGAAGGTACTAACTACTGATGAATACTCTGTTCTATTCATAACAAACGATGTCCGTGAACTTTGATACTTTagaaacaaagtcccacatcggataaaataagaaatgaacatgagtttatatacacataacatacCTCTATTGATAAGAGGctttttggagtggtaccaaaagcaaatccgtgagggcttggcccaaagcggacaatatctaaTCACTGTGAAGATATCTATGCGTATGTGTGTGTTGTCCCTCCCTACACTAACTACTAATGAATACTCTGTTCTATTCATAACAAACGATGTCCGTGAACTTTGATACTTTAGAATTTTGGAAGTTTATGATATGAATATCACTATGATTAAAACCTTGGCATATGGCTAAGAACTTAATATCGTTTTTGAAGTCTTCCTGTTGCaagtctttattttttaaatctcttTCATGCTTTACTTATTGAAgaatgttgtttttgtttcttcccttttctctcCTTCCTAGTTCTCCAAAAtagtattttgaaaaaatttccgattataaattttcttatccAGGCTGCAGTGTACTTCAATAAAATACAATGCTTCTGCTTTGAAGAGCAGCGACTTCTTCCCGGAGAGCAGATTGACATGCCTGTAAGTGTTTTCGAATTGAACTCCACTTTGTGCATAATGCACTTACATCTAAATTCTATGCTGCTTGGACAATGta
This sequence is a window from Vigna angularis cultivar LongXiaoDou No.4 chromosome 2, ASM1680809v1, whole genome shotgun sequence. Protein-coding genes within it:
- the LOC108327043 gene encoding cytochrome c oxidase assembly protein COX11, mitochondrial isoform X1 translates to MICSRLSRRTHPLPYLRALQTNSLESRCLSILSKRTSYRFINPKTSFQHNFSCNIPVSKFNQELYHLSYRSSALASQNVGKSCSIPGLRHFSSHASKEQKSQKMLLYLTGLVFAMVGCTYAAVPLYRRFCQATGYGGTVTRRETVEEKIARHDSNNTVSTREIVVQFNADVADGMQWKFIPTQREVRVKPGESALAFYTAENKSSTPITGVSTYNVTPMKAAVYFNKIQCFCFEEQRLLPGEQIDMPVFFYIDPEFETDPKMNGINNIMLSYTFFKVPEE
- the LOC108327043 gene encoding cytochrome c oxidase assembly protein COX11, mitochondrial isoform X2 translates to MICSRLSRRTHPLPYLRALQTNSLESRFINPKTSFQHNFSCNIPVSKFNQELYHLSYRSSALASQNVGKSCSIPGLRHFSSHASKEQKSQKMLLYLTGLVFAMVGCTYAAVPLYRRFCQATGYGGTVTRRETVEEKIARHDSNNTVSTREIVVQFNADVADGMQWKFIPTQREVRVKPGESALAFYTAENKSSTPITGVSTYNVTPMKAAVYFNKIQCFCFEEQRLLPGEQIDMPVFFYIDPEFETDPKMNGINNIMLSYTFFKVPEE